The sequence below is a genomic window from bacterium.
AGTTCGTGGCGGACGGTGACTACATCGGGACCGAACTCTACGGCACCGTGCGCGCCCCGATGTCGCTGATCCGCGAGACCATCCGACAGGGCAAGAAGCACCTGCGGGTGGCGGGCCAGGGCATCCACGAAATCGATCTCCTGCTTGCCGCCGACCTGGTGGACACGCTCGACATCACCTACATCGCCTGGGAAGTCTACGGCATCTCGTCCTGCCTCCGCCGTGCAGTTGAGTCCGGACGGGTCAGGACGACCGACTGGTCCAACGGTGGCATTACCTGGCGGTTCAAAGCCGCGGCCATGGGCGTGCCGTTCCTCCCGGTCCGCTCGATGCTCGGCACCGACACTCTCAAATACTCGGCTGCCAAGGTCATCGAGGACCCCTTTACCGGCAAGCTGGTCTGCCTGCTCCCGGCGCTGTTCCTCGACGTCGGGCTCATCCACGTCCACAAGGCGGACAAGTACGGCAACTGCCGGGTCGAAGGCATATCCGGTTTCGTGCACGAGATGTCCCGCGCCTCGAAGAAGCTCATCGTCTCGACCGAAGAGATTGTCCCCACCGAGGAAATCCGCAAGTACCCGGAACAGACCGTCATCCCCTATTACCTCGTTGACGCCGTGGTCGAAGCCAAGTACGCTTCCCACCCGGGCGAGATGTGCTACCGGTACTGGCGTGACGGCGAGCACCTGCAGTCGTTCCTCAAAGACTCGGCCGACCCGGCCAAGACCAAGGCCTACCTCGACAAGTGGGTCTACGGCCCGAAGAACCACGCCGAATACGTGAACCTGGTCGGCATGGACCGGCTGCGCCGGCTCGAGTCCGAGATTGGAGGCAGGTAATGGCGACCTATAACGAATCCGAATTCCTCATCTGCCTCGCCTCGAAACTGATGGAAGACGGCACGACCGCATTCGTCGGCACCGGCATACCGATGCTCGCCGGTGCTCTGGCCAAGCGGATGCACGCGCCGAACCTGGTCCCCATCTTCGAGTTCGGCGGCACCGGCGCATCGCTGGAGAAGCTGCCGCTGGGCGTGGGTGACTCGCGCACCTTCCACAAGGCGGTTGCCGCATCCGGTATCTGCGACATCATGGAAACCGCGTGCCGCGGCTTCATCGAATACGGTTTCCTGGGCGGGGCGCAGATCGACCCCTTCGGCAACCTGAACACAACGGTCATCGGCAAGTACTGGCCGCCCAAAGTCAGGCTGCCCGGCTCGGGTGGAGCCAATGATGTC
It includes:
- a CDS encoding CoA-transferase, with protein sequence MNIIESGIGELFQPPDPDGFREWVHTRKNTKMVDKVMTEQEAVAKFVADGDYIGTELYGTVRAPMSLIRETIRQGKKHLRVAGQGIHEIDLLLAADLVDTLDITYIAWEVYGISSCLRRAVESGRVRTTDWSNGGITWRFKAAAMGVPFLPVRSMLGTDTLKYSAAKVIEDPFTGKLVCLLPALFLDVGLIHVHKADKYGNCRVEGISGFVHEMSRASKKLIVSTEEIVPTEEIRKYPEQTVIPYYLVDAVVEAKYASHPGEMCYRYWRDGEHLQSFLKDSADPAKTKAYLDKWVYGPKNHAEYVNLVGMDRLRRLESEIGGR
- a CDS encoding CoA-transferase; this encodes MATYNESEFLICLASKLMEDGTTAFVGTGIPMLAGALAKRMHAPNLVPIFEFGGTGASLEKLPLGVGDSRTFHKAVAASGICDIMETACRGFIEYGFLGGAQIDPFGNLNTTVIGKYWPPKVRLPGSGGANDVASFCWKTIVIMRKHDTRSFVPKVDFVTTPGYLTGPGAREKAGLPPGAGPYRVVTNLALMDFEPATRRMRLIATHPGVKPEDVVKATGFELLVADEVGVNPEPTEKELRLLREEIDKDRYYI